The nucleotide window GGACTGTATGCCCTTACGATAGGAACCTTTATGGGCGGCATCTGGGCCAATGAAAGCTGGGGACGATACTGGAGCTGGGACCCTAAGGAAACGTGGGCCTTTATTTCGGTGATGGTTTATGCTTTTGTGCTGCACATGCGTTTGGTTCCTGCGCTCAGGAGCCGTTGGGCCTACCATGTAGCTACCATGTTTGCTATTTCAAGTATTGTGATGACCTATTTTGGAGTGAACTATTACCTGAGCGGTCTTCATTCCTATGCAGCGGGTGATCCGATTCCCGTGCCGGCCTGGGTGTATATAGGATCTGGAGGAATGCTGCTGCTGGCTCTGGTTTCTTATCTCAAATTCAGGACTTTTGATAAATCAAAGAAATAACAAGATCTTAGTTAAATAGAAAAGAAGGATCCACCTAAGGTCGTTCTTTTCTTTTTGATGATTGCTGAGACTCACAATATGCTGGGGTCAGTTATTTAACTGTGCAATAAAGAAGGCTGTCACACTCGCGTGCGGCAGCCCTACTTTATGCTCTGTTTGCTGTTTTTCTAGGAAAAAGCATTGAATCCAGTAATGTCCAGACCTGTAATCAGCAGATGAACATCATGTGTTCCTTCATACGTAATTACCGATTCCAGGTTGGCTGCGTGGCGCATCATCGGGAATTCACCCATTATTCCCATTCCTCCCATAATCTGACGGCTTTCGCGTGCGATGTCAATAGCCATCTTTACATTGTTCCTTTTAGCCATTGAAATCTGGGCCGGTGTTGCTTTATGGTCATTTTTCAAATTACCCAATTGGAGACAGAGAAGTTGTGCCTTGGTAATTTCAGTAAGGAATTCAGCCAGTTTCTTCTGCTGCAACTGGAATCCGCCAATGGGTTTACCAAACTGCTTTCTCTCTTTGGAATACTGCAGTGCCGTACAGTAACAGTCGATTGCCGCTCCGATAACCCCCCAGGAAATACCGTAACGCGCAGAATTCAGACAGGAAAGTGGTCCTTTCAAACCCGTAACATTTGGCAGCAGGTTTTCTTTTGGCACCTTTACATCATTGAATACAAGCTCACCGGTTTTTGAGGCCCGTAAACTCCATTTATTGTGTGTTTCCGGTGTAGTAAAACCTTCAAAGCCCCTTTCAACAATAAGTCCCTGAACTTTTCCGTCTTCATTTTTAGCCCAAACCACTGCGAGGTCACAAAGTGGGGCGTTGGTAATCCACATTTTGGCACCGTTCAGCAAATAATGGTCACCGTTGT belongs to Chryseobacterium sp. and includes:
- a CDS encoding acyl-CoA dehydrogenase family protein is translated as MSYYPLTTIPDYFLMDSMLTDEHKLIRQSVRDWVESFVMPKIDDAAQNHTDIPNLMKELGAIGALGPYIPEEYGGSGLDQISYGIIMQELERGDSAVRSAASVQSSLVMFPINEFGSEEQKKKFLPGLAKGELIGAFGLTEPNHGSDPGSMETYFKDNGDHYLLNGAKMWITNAPLCDLAVVWAKNEDGKVQGLIVERGFEGFTTPETHNKWSLRASKTGELVFNDVKVPKENLLPNVTGLKGPLSCLNSARYGISWGVIGAAIDCYCTALQYSKERKQFGKPIGGFQLQQKKLAEFLTEITKAQLLCLQLGNLKNDHKATPAQISMAKRNNVKMAIDIARESRQIMGGMGIMGEFPMMRHAANLESVITYEGTHDVHLLITGLDITGFNAFS